One Fusobacterium nucleatum genomic window carries:
- the murD gene encoding UDP-N-acetylmuramoyl-L-alanine--D-glutamate ligase, protein MKKAMIYGLGISGTGAKELLEKEGYETIVVDDKKAMTSEEALNHLDGLEFFIKSPGIPYNDFVKEVQKRGIKILDEIEIAYNYMIKKGLKTKIIAITGTNGKSTTTAKISDMLNHAGYKAAYAGNIGRSLSEVLLKEKDLDFISLELSSFQLENVENFKPYISMIINIEPDHIERYKSFDEYYDTKFNITKNQTEDLYFIENIDDVEIEKRAKQIKAKRISVSKFKKADIFVKNDKICHGENTIIDVDKLSLKGIHNLENTLFMVATAEILKIDKEKLKEFLMIATPLEHRTELFFNYGKLKFINDSKATNVDSTKFAIQANKNSILICGGYDKGVDLAPLAEMIKESIKEVYLIGVIADKIESELKKIGYEDSKIHKLVNIENSLQDMKKRFTKDSDEVILLSPATSSYDQFNSFEHRGKVFKELVLKIFG, encoded by the coding sequence ATGAAGAAAGCAATGATTTATGGATTAGGAATAAGTGGAACAGGAGCAAAAGAATTACTTGAAAAAGAAGGTTATGAAACTATTGTAGTTGATGATAAAAAAGCTATGACATCAGAAGAAGCATTAAATCATTTAGATGGTCTAGAGTTTTTTATTAAAAGTCCAGGGATACCATATAATGACTTTGTAAAAGAAGTTCAAAAAAGAGGAATTAAAATTTTAGATGAAATAGAAATTGCTTACAATTATATGATAAAAAAGGGTTTAAAAACAAAAATTATTGCTATAACAGGAACTAATGGAAAAAGTACAACAACAGCAAAAATATCTGATATGCTAAATCATGCTGGATATAAAGCAGCTTATGCTGGAAATATTGGAAGATCTCTTTCAGAAGTTTTATTAAAAGAAAAAGATTTAGACTTTATTTCATTGGAGCTTAGTTCATTTCAATTAGAAAATGTTGAAAATTTTAAACCTTATATTTCAATGATAATAAATATAGAACCAGATCATATAGAAAGATATAAAAGTTTTGATGAATATTATGACACAAAATTTAATATCACAAAAAATCAAACAGAAGATTTATATTTTATAGAAAATATAGATGATGTAGAAATTGAAAAAAGAGCAAAACAAATAAAAGCAAAAAGAATTTCTGTTTCAAAATTTAAAAAGGCAGATATTTTTGTTAAAAATGACAAAATATGTCATGGTGAAAATACTATAATTGATGTGGACAAATTAAGTCTAAAAGGTATACATAATTTAGAAAATACTTTATTCATGGTTGCAACAGCAGAAATTTTAAAAATAGATAAAGAAAAATTAAAAGAATTTTTAATGATTGCAACTCCACTTGAACATAGAACAGAGTTATTCTTTAACTATGGTAAATTAAAATTTATAAATGATTCTAAGGCAACAAATGTAGATTCTACAAAATTTGCAATACAAGCAAATAAAAATAGCATTTTAATCTGTGGTGGTTATGATAAGGGTGTGGATTTAGCACCATTAGCAGAAATGATAAAGGAAAGTATAAAGGAAGTTTATTTAATTGGAGTAATAGCTGATAAAATTGAAAGTGAACTTAAAAAGATAGGATATGAAGATAGTAAAATTCATAAATTAGTGAATATAGAAAATTCACTTCAAGATATGAAAAAGAGATTTACTAAG
- the mraY gene encoding phospho-N-acetylmuramoyl-pentapeptide-transferase, translating into MLYFLAEHFVKLEFLKSIYLRAFLGFVVSFCIVLFAGKPFIKYLKVKKFGEEIRDDGPSSHFSKKGTPTMGGVLIIAAVFLTSISVNDLTNTLILLVLLSTIMFAVIGFIDDYRKFTVSKKGLAGKKKLLFQGVIGLIIWAYIYFVGLTGRPMVDLSIINPISAYPYYIGAIGMFLLIQIVLMGTSNAVNITDGLDGLAIMPMIICSTILGVIAYFTGHTELSSHLHLFYTVGSGELSVFLSAVTGAGLGFLWYNCYPAQIFMGDTGSLTLGGILGVIAIILKQELMLPILGFIFVLEALSVILQVGSFKLRGKRIFKMAPIHHHFELMGIPESKVTMRFWIGTLIFGIIALGTIKMRGIL; encoded by the coding sequence ATGTTGTATTTTTTAGCAGAGCATTTTGTAAAACTTGAATTTTTAAAGTCAATTTATTTAAGAGCCTTTTTAGGCTTTGTAGTGTCTTTTTGTATAGTTTTATTTGCAGGAAAACCATTTATTAAATATTTAAAAGTAAAAAAATTTGGTGAAGAGATAAGAGATGATGGACCAAGTTCACATTTTTCTAAAAAGGGTACTCCAACAATGGGAGGAGTATTAATTATAGCTGCTGTATTTTTAACAAGTATATCTGTTAATGATTTAACAAATACTTTAATATTACTTGTTTTACTATCTACAATTATGTTTGCAGTGATAGGTTTTATAGATGATTATAGAAAATTTACAGTAAGTAAAAAAGGTTTAGCAGGAAAAAAGAAATTATTATTTCAAGGTGTAATAGGTTTAATTATATGGGCTTATATATATTTTGTTGGTTTAACAGGTAGACCAATGGTTGATTTATCAATAATTAACCCAATAAGTGCATATCCATATTATATAGGAGCTATTGGAATGTTCTTATTAATTCAAATTGTACTTATGGGGACATCAAATGCAGTAAATATAACAGATGGGCTTGATGGACTTGCAATAATGCCTATGATAATCTGTTCAACAATTTTAGGAGTAATTGCATATTTTACTGGACATACAGAGTTAAGTTCTCACTTACATTTATTTTATACTGTTGGTTCAGGGGAATTGTCAGTTTTCTTATCAGCAGTAACAGGAGCAGGCTTAGGCTTTCTTTGGTATAACTGTTATCCAGCACAGATATTTATGGGAGATACAGGTTCTTTAACTCTTGGAGGAATCTTAGGAGTAATTGCAATTATTTTAAAACAAGAATTAATGTTACCAATACTTGGTTTTATATTTGTTCTTGAAGCTTTATCAGTTATATTGCAAGTAGGTTCATTTAAATTAAGAGGAAAAAGAATTTTTAAGATGGCACCTATTCATCATCATTTTGAATTAATGGGCATACCTGAATCAAAAGTTACAATGAGATTTTGGATAGGAACACTTATATTTGGTATAATAGCTTTAGGTACAATAAAAATGAGAGGTATACTATAA